In uncultured Bacteroides sp., the sequence CAGGAAGTCCTTCGAGCTATTTTTAATAACACTAAGAACTAATTTATCATTCATCCAACAAATAGCACAAAGGCCGGAGAGTAACTCTCCGGCCTTTGTGCTTAATAGAATTACTTTATAAATTAAGCTTCCACCTCTGGTGTGATCAGTTTATAACCTTTACCATGAATATTGATAATCTCAATTGTCTCATCTTCTTTCAGGTGCTTACGAAGCTTTGTAATATACACATCCATACTACGTGCATTGAAATAATTGTCATCAATCCAGATTGTTTTTAAAGCAAAATCTCTTTGCAGGATCTCATTTGCATGAGCGCACAGAAGTCCAAGTAATTCAGATTCCTTCGTTGTTAATTTTGTTTGCTTACCCTCAATAGAAAGGATTTGTTTCTGAGTATCAAAAACAAACTTACCAATCTTATAAACATTACTTTCTTTATTTTTCTTTCCTCTTACCCTTCTCAAAATTGCTTCAATTCTGAAAGTCAGCTCTTCCATACTGAAAGGCTTGGTTAAATAATCATCAGCACCAATCTTGAAACCTTCAAGAATGTCATCTTTAAGTGTTTTAGCGGTTAAGAAAATGATTGGAATTTCAGCATTAGCTGCACGAACTTCCTGCGCCAAAGTAAATCCATCTTTCTTAGGCATCATTACATCAAATACGCATAAATCATACTTATTCTTCAAAAAAGCCTTATAACCGGCCTCTCCATCAGGATACAGCTCTGCGGAATAACCTTTTGCCTGCAAATATTCTCTCAAAAGCATGCCAAGATTCTCATCATCTTCGCACAATAAAATACGCATTTTCTCGTCCATATTGTTAATTATTTAATAAAGGTAATACAATAATAAATTTACTTCCCACACCCAGTTCACTTTCTATACGTATAGTTCCTTTGTGATCCTGGATAATTTTTTTCACATATGCAAGTCCTAATCCAAAGCCTTTGACATCGTGCAAATTACCGGTATGAACCCGATAGAACTTATCAAAGACCTTTTTCAAGTTTTCTTTCTTTATTCCAATCCCATTATCGGCAATGGAAATACACAATTTACCCGGTTCGTTCCAGGTAGTAACAGTAAGCAATAAATCTTCTTCCGGCTTCTTATACTTTACGGCATTATCCATCAGGTTAAAGATCACATTGGTGATATGCATCTCATCTACAAAAATATTCGGATCTTCTGCATTTAGATTAGCATCTATCTTTCCATTATACTTCTCCACTTTCAGTGTAAAGGTGTTGATCACTCCCGAAATCAGTTCGTTTGCATCAATCTCCGTCATCTTGAGAGTAGATTTCTGACGTTCAAACATAGACATCTGAAGCACCTTTTCGACCTGAAATCTCAATCGTTTTGTCTCATCATTTATCACGCCCGATATATGCTGGAACATTTGCGGAGACTTACCCACTGCCGGGTCTTTCAACATCTGCGCCGCCAGAGAAATAGTCGATATCGGTGTTTTAAACTCATGCGTCATATTATTTATAAAGTCATTCTTCATCTCTGTCAGTTTTTTCTGTCTGAAAGCAATATAAATAGTGAAAATGAATGTAATCAGCAACACTAATGTAAAAGCCAAAGACGGAAGCATAAAGCTAATAGAATCAAAGATATAATCTCTTCTGGAAGGGAAATGGACCTTTACAAAACTAATTTTTGTAGGTGGATCATTTGGAAAAAGTATCTGAGTATAAGAGTTCTCACTTCCTACCTCCTCATAATCCGGACATCGGTATGCTTCTCTGCCATCTTTATCAGTAACTGTAAAATGATAGGGTATATCAATTCCGTTATTCACGAACTCGGATTTTAAATAGCCATCCAGATTTTTGAAATTCACACGATCCTCCAGTGCTTTATCACTTGATTTATAGAGAATATTCAGCACCACTTCATCCAATAAAACCCTTTGATGAAGATATCTGTTTTTTATAGCCTCTTGCAACGTCTTGGAAGTTTGAAGAATATTATTTTCTCCATGCTTTCTTGAGATCATAGCCTTAGGTAACCCCGAAGGCTTCGTCATTGTTGTCTTTATCTCAAAATCAGAGGAATTAGAAGTAATGGCATAATGAGACGAATGAGCCAAAGCATCTTTATTATTGACTGCAGCAGCAGGCACTGCCTGAGAACTTAAAGCTACACGTTCCGTCTCAGCTACATCCTTTTCCAAATACCTCAAAGTTTCATCATACTCCAGATTTTTAGAAACCTGATATAAACTACGTTTAACAGATTCATCAAATTGCTCATTGCGCATCTTAACCATCTCTTCTATGTAGCTTACCTGAAGATAAAGCAAACTTAGAAAAGAAAGTCCCATTACAATACCCAATATCCAGATTGTTGACTTCTTCATACAACAAATTTAACATACCTAAATTAACATTCAAAACTGATTAACCAGTTTTAACCGAGCGTTGTCTATTATTAACTGAACCGTGCTTTTTATTTAATATTTTGTATATTATAACAAAACAAGCGTCAGTTTAGTTGCAAAAATAATATAAAATTAAGCATTTAACTATAAAAAAGCATTTAAATATCAATCTTTGTTAAAAAAAAATCGCCGATACGTATGAACGGCGATTTTTTAAACTTCCTGGATCTATAAATTTATTTATTCTTCTTTTACTTGTTTTGCCTCATGTTCTTTGATCAACTTGTCCTGAACATCTGCTGGAACCAGTTCATAACTTGAGAATTTCATAATAAATGATGCCCTGCCGCCTGTAAGCGAACTCAATGAAGTTGAATAAGAAGACATTTCTTTCAAAGGAACTTTGGCGATCAGTTTTTCAAATCCTTTCTCGCTGCTCATACCCATAATCATTGCACGACGTCCCTGCAGATCACCCATCACATCACCCATCTTATCACTGGGAACAAAGACTTCCACATCGTAAATAGGCTCAAGGATCTTTGGTCCGGCATTTTTAAACGCTTCACTAAATGCATTACGACCGGCAAGCATAAAGGATATTTCATTGGAATCAACCGGGTGCATTTTTCCATCATAAACAATGACACGGACATCCCGGGCATAAGAGCCTGTCAACGGACCTTGTTCCATTCTGGCCATAATCCCTTTTAAAATAGCAGGCATAAAACGAGTATCAATAGATCCGCCCACAATACTGTTAATGAACACTAATTTTCCGCCCCAATCCAATGGCATCTCTTCAGTCCCTTTAACTGAGATCTTAAATTCCTGTCCATTAAACTTATAAGTATCGGGAACAGGCATTCCCTCTTTGTAAGGTTCAACAATCAGATGCACTTCGCCAAACTGGCCAGCACCACCAGATTGTTTTTTATGACGATAATCGGCACGGGCAGCTTTCGTTATAGTCTCCCGATAAGGAATCCTCGGTTCCTCATATTTAATCATTAGCTTCTCATTATTTTCCAGACGCCACTTCAGTGTACGAAGATGAAACTCTCCCTGCCCATGCACTAATGTTTGCTTCAGTTCTTTAGATTGTTCTACAACCCAAGTCGGATCTTCTTCACGCATACGGTTAAGGCTACTCATCATTTTTTCAGTATCTGCTTCGTTCACCGGTTTGATTGCCCGGGTATATTTAGAGTTCGGGTATTTTATAAAGTTAAACTTGTTATCACAATCCTTCCCATTCAAGGTATTTCCTGTTTTTACATCTTTCAGCTTCACAGTGGCGCCTATATCTCCAGCCTGAAGTTCTTCAACCTTAATACGGTTGGCTCCGGCAACAACAAATATCTGCGCTATTCTTTCCTTTGAGCCCCTGTCTGCATTTGTGAGATCATCTCCTTCTTTTACTTTCCCGCTCATTACTTTAAAATAGGAGACTTCACCAATATGAGGTTCTACACTTGTTTTAAAGAAATAAAGAGAGGTAGGTTTATTTACATCCGGTGCAATTTCTTTTCCTTCCGTATTCGTTACTTTAGGCATATCAGAAACATAAGGTACTACATTTCCAAGGAATTCCATCAATCGGCGAACGCCCATATCTTTTCCGGCACACACACAGAAAACGGGAAATATGCCACGTGTAGCCAATCCTTCACGAATGCCCAAACGCATTTCGTCGGGTTCCAATGTCTCTTTCTCGAAGAATTTCTCCATCAAACTTTCATCATTTTCTGCAGCAGCTTCAACCAATGCTTTGTGCATCTCCATTGCCTTATCCATTTCCTCTGCTGGAATATCCTCTATCGTGGGAGCCCCTCCTTCGGGTTTCCAAGTATATTTCTTCATTAAAAGAACATCTATCAGGGAATTAAAACCTGAACCACAAGCTAAAGGGTATTGAATAGGCACAATTTTAGGACCATAAGCATCCTTTAGTTGTTCAAGAACATTATCATAATCACACTTATCATTATCCAGCTGGTTAACAAGAAAGATAACAGGTTTCTCAAACTTTTCGGTATACCGGAAATGGTTTTGTGTTCCCACTTCAACGCCATACTGCCCGTTGATTAAAAGAATAGCAGTATCTGTAACATTCAATGCCGTTACAGCACCACCCACAAAGTCATCCGAACCGGGACAATCAATCATATTCAATTTTTTCCCGTTCCATTCGGTATGGAAAACAGTAGAAAACACAGAATAGCCATACTCCTGTTCTACCGGGAAGTAATCACTAACTGTGTTCTTGGCGGCGATGCTTCCTCTACGTTTTATAATACCACTCTCGTATAGCATCGCTTCAACGAGAGTGGTTTTCCCAGAGCCAGAACTTCCCAACAAGGCAATGTTCTTAATTTCATTAGTCTGATATACCTTCATAATATATAAGATTTAAATTATTAACTCGGATATGTTTAACGCATACCTTTTTACTTGAGCGCAAATTATAAATTAATATTTTCAAAAACAATTATTTACAAATGTTAGACAACTATGTTATGCAGCACTATTAAGCAGTTAAAGATGTTTATCTTATGCAACTATTGTTTATAGAATTACTATTCAATAAAAAGACTGTCCTCAAAATATGAAATTCCGGCCAGCTATTACTAATTTGCAAATCAGAACAACAATAAAACAGAAATAAAGAGTCTGGCATCAGCAAGAAATTTCTTAATGAGCCCTCATAAACACTTAAATCGCCCAAGAATGAATCGCTTTTGCAGAATAAAAATTACTTTTGCATAATAAAAAACAAAAAACATGGCTGGTATATACTTACATATCCCTTTTTGCAAAACCCGCTGTATTTATTGCGACTTTTATTCTACGACAAGAAGTGAGGAGAAAAATCGTTATATTTCTGCGCTTTGCAGGGAGTTACAACTGCGAAAAACATACCTTGGAGATGAACAGGTAGAGACCATTTACTTTGGAGGAGGTACACCTTCACAATTAACCCGGCAGGATTTTGAAAAGATATTTAATTCCATCGAAAAAGAGTACAGCCTGGAGCAGTGCAAGGAAATTACACTCGAAGCCAATCCCGATGATCTCACTCCTGAATACATAAAGGAACTTTCGTCTCTTCCTTTTAACCGCATCAGCATTGGAATACAAACATTCAATGAACAGACACTGCGTTTACTTAAGCGGAGGCATACTGCCGAACAAGCTATCAGGGCAGTTAAAGAGTGCCGATTGGCCGGGTTCCAAAATATAAGCATCGATCTGATGTACGGTTTGCCTGGAGAAACTGTGGAAACCTGGGAAGCAGATCTGGGACAGGCAATCAGCCTCAATGTGGAACATATCTCTGCTTATCATTTAATATATGAAGAAGGGACACCTCTGTACGAGATGTTGCTCAAGCATAAGGTGGAAGAGGTGGACGAAGAATCCAGTGTCAAATTCTTCGCCCTGATGATTGAACGACTTGCCCAAGCTGGATATCAGCATTATGAAATATCCAATTTTTGCAAACCAGACAAGCATTCCCTGCACAACTCCAGTTACTGGACCGAGAAAAAATATATGGGCTGCGGTCCTTCCGCACATTCCTTCAATGGAAATACCCGCCAATGGAACGTTTCGTCCCTGGATCAGTATATTGCCGGAATAGAAGATGGTAGTCCTGTTATAGAAATTGAAGAGCTTAGTATTACCACCCGATACAATGACTACGTAATTACCTCCCTGCGGACCATGTGGGGATTGTCTTTGAAGCATTTAAAGGAGAAATTTGGCACGGAATTGGTGCAATACTGCCTCTACAATGCAAAAAAGCACCTTGATACAGGCAAACTAGAAATACGAAACGATACTCTTTTCCTGACAAAAGAAGGTATTTTTGTTTCTGACGGTATTATGAGTGATCTTATTTGGGTGGAAGATTAATTAAATCATCTTCAAGGCCTCTTTAAGTACAATTTGCTGATTTCGATTCAATCAGTTACCTTTGCTTAATCAGTCAGAATTAAAAAAATACAATGTTCATTATTGCCATTACGCTAATTATGGCTACGGGAATCTACATCGGATACAGATTGCGTAGCAAGAATACAGGAGCTGTTGTTCGTGTTATTACCGGGTTTATCTGGCTGCTCCTCTTTTTGCTGGGCATGGAAGTTGGAGGAAACGATAAACTTATCAAAGGACTTTACACCTTTGGACAGGAAGCATTTCTGCTAATGATAGCCGGAGTTGCGGGAAGTATTCTTGCATCCTGGGCACTTTGGGTCTTTCTCTCAAAAAGACATGATATAAAAAAAGAGGGAAAATGAAAGGAAGTCTAACCATTATAGGTTTCTTTATATTGGGGATTATTGTAAGCCGCTACAATCTTTTACCAATGAGTATCATTCATTCTGATTTAAGTTTCTATACTCTCTGCGGATTGATGTTTTTTGTCGGTGTAAACATAGGAAGCGACAAAAACACCTTGGAGAACATCAGCCAATTGAATTTGCGTTATGCCCTGCTCCCCATTATGACCATCCTTGGAACATTAGCCGGTTGCGTTATTGTTTCTTTATTCTTATCCAATCGCTCCATCAGTGATTGTTGCGCGGTTGGTTCAGGCTTGGGCTACTATTCATTATCCAGCGTAATCATTACAGAATATCGTGGCGCCGAATTAGGTACCATTGCCTTATTATGCAATATCATGAGAGAGATTGTTACCCTATTATGCGCCCCAATCCTAGTTAAATATTTCGGAAAGCTCACCCCAATATCTATGGGTGGGGCAACAACAGCTGACACTACCTTACCTATAATCACCCAATCATGCGGAAAAAATTTTATCGTTATCTCCATTCTTCACGGCTGCATGGTTGATTTTTCCGTTCCTTTTCTGGTTACATTCTTCTGTTCACTGTAAGATATTATAGTTCAATACATTAGTTATTCAATAAACATTTCTCCTTAATATTAAACAAAAATAATTAGCATAATTACTTTATATTTATAGAAAAATACATACCTTTACAAGATATAACAAAAAAAATCAAGATTTACATTCTATTGATTAACCTATAAATATATCTTTTATGAAGGAAGCAGCAGCTCTATTCCTATTTTTCATTTCATCTATCACTGCTTTATTTGCCCAGGAATACAACTTCAATTACGGCAAAATAACAGATAATGAGATTTCTATGAAAACATGCAAACTGGATACAAATGCATCGGCAGTTGTAATTTATAAGAATTTAATTGCTAAATACAATTATAAAAATGATGGATTTATAATCGAATATAATTACGAAAGCAAAATAAAAATTCTAAAATCAGAAGGCGTAAAATACGCAAATATTGCTATTCCCATTTATGACAAAGGAGAAAGCGATTCACCAAAAGAGTTTGTATCAAATATTGAAGCATATGCCTATAATATTGAAGATGGAAAAATAAAAAAAACAAAAATGGATAAAAAATACATTTTTGAAGAACGAGTTAATCCTTACTACAAACAAATAAAATTCTCTATACAGGCTGTAAAAGAAGGAACTGTAATAGAATACAAGTATAAAGTAACGTCAGATTTTCCTGATCAGATAGCTGATTGTGTTTTTCAGCAAGACATC encodes:
- a CDS encoding response regulator transcription factor, translated to MDEKMRILLCEDDENLGMLLREYLQAKGYSAELYPDGEAGYKAFLKNKYDLCVFDVMMPKKDGFTLAQEVRAANAEIPIIFLTAKTLKDDILEGFKIGADDYLTKPFSMEELTFRIEAILRRVRGKKNKESNVYKIGKFVFDTQKQILSIEGKQTKLTTKESELLGLLCAHANEILQRDFALKTIWIDDNYFNARSMDVYITKLRKHLKEDETIEIINIHGKGYKLITPEVEA
- a CDS encoding HAMP domain-containing sensor histidine kinase, with the protein product MKKSTIWILGIVMGLSFLSLLYLQVSYIEEMVKMRNEQFDESVKRSLYQVSKNLEYDETLRYLEKDVAETERVALSSQAVPAAAVNNKDALAHSSHYAITSNSSDFEIKTTMTKPSGLPKAMISRKHGENNILQTSKTLQEAIKNRYLHQRVLLDEVVLNILYKSSDKALEDRVNFKNLDGYLKSEFVNNGIDIPYHFTVTDKDGREAYRCPDYEEVGSENSYTQILFPNDPPTKISFVKVHFPSRRDYIFDSISFMLPSLAFTLVLLITFIFTIYIAFRQKKLTEMKNDFINNMTHEFKTPISTISLAAQMLKDPAVGKSPQMFQHISGVINDETKRLRFQVEKVLQMSMFERQKSTLKMTEIDANELISGVINTFTLKVEKYNGKIDANLNAEDPNIFVDEMHITNVIFNLMDNAVKYKKPEEDLLLTVTTWNEPGKLCISIADNGIGIKKENLKKVFDKFYRVHTGNLHDVKGFGLGLAYVKKIIQDHKGTIRIESELGVGSKFIIVLPLLNN
- a CDS encoding elongation factor G; its protein translation is MKVYQTNEIKNIALLGSSGSGKTTLVEAMLYESGIIKRRGSIAAKNTVSDYFPVEQEYGYSVFSTVFHTEWNGKKLNMIDCPGSDDFVGGAVTALNVTDTAILLINGQYGVEVGTQNHFRYTEKFEKPVIFLVNQLDNDKCDYDNVLEQLKDAYGPKIVPIQYPLACGSGFNSLIDVLLMKKYTWKPEGGAPTIEDIPAEEMDKAMEMHKALVEAAAENDESLMEKFFEKETLEPDEMRLGIREGLATRGIFPVFCVCAGKDMGVRRLMEFLGNVVPYVSDMPKVTNTEGKEIAPDVNKPTSLYFFKTSVEPHIGEVSYFKVMSGKVKEGDDLTNADRGSKERIAQIFVVAGANRIKVEELQAGDIGATVKLKDVKTGNTLNGKDCDNKFNFIKYPNSKYTRAIKPVNEADTEKMMSSLNRMREEDPTWVVEQSKELKQTLVHGQGEFHLRTLKWRLENNEKLMIKYEEPRIPYRETITKAARADYRHKKQSGGAGQFGEVHLIVEPYKEGMPVPDTYKFNGQEFKISVKGTEEMPLDWGGKLVFINSIVGGSIDTRFMPAILKGIMARMEQGPLTGSYARDVRVIVYDGKMHPVDSNEISFMLAGRNAFSEAFKNAGPKILEPIYDVEVFVPSDKMGDVMGDLQGRRAMIMGMSSEKGFEKLIAKVPLKEMSSYSTSLSSLTGGRASFIMKFSSYELVPADVQDKLIKEHEAKQVKEE
- the hemW gene encoding radical SAM family heme chaperone HemW, which produces MAGIYLHIPFCKTRCIYCDFYSTTRSEEKNRYISALCRELQLRKTYLGDEQVETIYFGGGTPSQLTRQDFEKIFNSIEKEYSLEQCKEITLEANPDDLTPEYIKELSSLPFNRISIGIQTFNEQTLRLLKRRHTAEQAIRAVKECRLAGFQNISIDLMYGLPGETVETWEADLGQAISLNVEHISAYHLIYEEGTPLYEMLLKHKVEEVDEESSVKFFALMIERLAQAGYQHYEISNFCKPDKHSLHNSSYWTEKKYMGCGPSAHSFNGNTRQWNVSSLDQYIAGIEDGSPVIEIEELSITTRYNDYVITSLRTMWGLSLKHLKEKFGTELVQYCLYNAKKHLDTGKLEIRNDTLFLTKEGIFVSDGIMSDLIWVED
- a CDS encoding LysO family transporter, translated to MFIIAITLIMATGIYIGYRLRSKNTGAVVRVITGFIWLLLFLLGMEVGGNDKLIKGLYTFGQEAFLLMIAGVAGSILASWALWVFLSKRHDIKKEGK
- a CDS encoding lysine exporter LysO family protein, with amino-acid sequence MKGSLTIIGFFILGIIVSRYNLLPMSIIHSDLSFYTLCGLMFFVGVNIGSDKNTLENISQLNLRYALLPIMTILGTLAGCVIVSLFLSNRSISDCCAVGSGLGYYSLSSVIITEYRGAELGTIALLCNIMREIVTLLCAPILVKYFGKLTPISMGGATTADTTLPIITQSCGKNFIVISILHGCMVDFSVPFLVTFFCSL